A region of Osmerus eperlanus chromosome 9, fOsmEpe2.1, whole genome shotgun sequence DNA encodes the following proteins:
- the myct1b gene encoding myc target protein 1 homolog isoform X1: protein MAYNESNVNLEIWKFINVDSVHVPLFPSTGDLVLAFCLSMLVGLLIGALIYILLTWMSRRRASARITQRPKQQRSVATRSHNNRMGLYRSTMFDRRSDNNVGPGVLSLYRQPSVEPVGPLGSKPSYQASTFRPAPKGSRGLGSGDDNQATLPHDTVVANSEDSTLTASLVPGKRNSFWLGNKGLRGFLPSQAPPPAYDSVILAFQETCT, encoded by the exons ATGGCTTACAACGAGAGCAATGTCAATTTGGAAATATGGAAATTTATTAACGTAG actCAGTTCATGTTCCCTTATTTCCCTCTACAGGCGACCTGGTCCTGGCCTTCTGCTTGTCCATGCTGGTGGGCCTGCTCATCGGAGCCCTGATCTACATCCTATTGACGTGGATGTCCAGACGCAGAGCCTCTGCCCGGATAACGCAGCGGCCCAAACAGCAACGCTCCGTTGCCACCCGATCACACAACAACAGGATGGGTCTCTACCGAAGCACCATGTTCGACCGGCGCAGCGACAACAATGTGGGGCCCGGGGTCCTCAGCCTCTACAGACAGCCCTCCGTCGAGCCTGTCGGCCCCTTGGGCAGCAAGCCCAGCTACCAGGCCTCCACCTTCCGCCCCGCGCCGAAGGGCAGCAGAGGTCTAGGGTCAGGAGACGACAACCAGGCCACCTTGCCGCATGATACGGTGGTCGCTAATTCAGAGGATTCAACCTTGACTGCTTCCCTGGTGCCAGGCAAGAGGAACTCCTTCTGGTTGGGTAACAAAGGCCTCAGAGGCTTCTTGCcctcccaggcccctcccccagcataTGACAGTGTCATATTAGCCTTTCAAGAGACTTGTACCTGA
- the myct1b gene encoding myc target protein 1 homolog isoform X3 yields MLVGLLIGALIYILLTWMSRRRASARITQRPKQQRSVATRSHNNRMGLYRSTMFDRRSDNNVGPGVLSLYRQPSVEPVGPLGSKPSYQASTFRPAPKGSRGLGSGDDNQATLPHDTVVANSEDSTLTASLVPGKRNSFWLGNKGLRGFLPSQAPPPAYDSVILAFQETCT; encoded by the coding sequence ATGCTGGTGGGCCTGCTCATCGGAGCCCTGATCTACATCCTATTGACGTGGATGTCCAGACGCAGAGCCTCTGCCCGGATAACGCAGCGGCCCAAACAGCAACGCTCCGTTGCCACCCGATCACACAACAACAGGATGGGTCTCTACCGAAGCACCATGTTCGACCGGCGCAGCGACAACAATGTGGGGCCCGGGGTCCTCAGCCTCTACAGACAGCCCTCCGTCGAGCCTGTCGGCCCCTTGGGCAGCAAGCCCAGCTACCAGGCCTCCACCTTCCGCCCCGCGCCGAAGGGCAGCAGAGGTCTAGGGTCAGGAGACGACAACCAGGCCACCTTGCCGCATGATACGGTGGTCGCTAATTCAGAGGATTCAACCTTGACTGCTTCCCTGGTGCCAGGCAAGAGGAACTCCTTCTGGTTGGGTAACAAAGGCCTCAGAGGCTTCTTGCcctcccaggcccctcccccagcataTGACAGTGTCATATTAGCCTTTCAAGAGACTTGTACCTGA
- the myct1b gene encoding myc target protein 1 homolog isoform X2 → MAYNESNVNLEIWKFINVGDLVLAFCLSMLVGLLIGALIYILLTWMSRRRASARITQRPKQQRSVATRSHNNRMGLYRSTMFDRRSDNNVGPGVLSLYRQPSVEPVGPLGSKPSYQASTFRPAPKGSRGLGSGDDNQATLPHDTVVANSEDSTLTASLVPGKRNSFWLGNKGLRGFLPSQAPPPAYDSVILAFQETCT, encoded by the exons ATGGCTTACAACGAGAGCAATGTCAATTTGGAAATATGGAAATTTATTAACGTAG GCGACCTGGTCCTGGCCTTCTGCTTGTCCATGCTGGTGGGCCTGCTCATCGGAGCCCTGATCTACATCCTATTGACGTGGATGTCCAGACGCAGAGCCTCTGCCCGGATAACGCAGCGGCCCAAACAGCAACGCTCCGTTGCCACCCGATCACACAACAACAGGATGGGTCTCTACCGAAGCACCATGTTCGACCGGCGCAGCGACAACAATGTGGGGCCCGGGGTCCTCAGCCTCTACAGACAGCCCTCCGTCGAGCCTGTCGGCCCCTTGGGCAGCAAGCCCAGCTACCAGGCCTCCACCTTCCGCCCCGCGCCGAAGGGCAGCAGAGGTCTAGGGTCAGGAGACGACAACCAGGCCACCTTGCCGCATGATACGGTGGTCGCTAATTCAGAGGATTCAACCTTGACTGCTTCCCTGGTGCCAGGCAAGAGGAACTCCTTCTGGTTGGGTAACAAAGGCCTCAGAGGCTTCTTGCcctcccaggcccctcccccagcataTGACAGTGTCATATTAGCCTTTCAAGAGACTTGTACCTGA